A genomic stretch from Mycobacterium malmoense includes:
- a CDS encoding amidohydrolase family protein, translated as MLRIDTHHHVIPSFYRDALLKAGIDEARNRGVPEWSPDGSLQTMGELNVATAILSVSTPGTAFVPSAADATSLARDINDYLAELVAAQPDRFGFFATIPMPHLRESVGEVARSLDELHADGIVVLANSAGTYLGQDGQDDLFAALDARSAVVFIHPADLPGPAVDGVAPFAADFLLDTTRAAYLLVRNGLCHKYPNIKFILSHAGGFVPYASHRMAVAIMGDTGRSLADSLDDFAGFYFDTALSSSAAALPSLLAFAKPGHVTFGSDWPFAPLAAGKLFAAGLETYPGLGPDARAAIERTNALALFPRLGAASPPEAGSALDRVRHAASRAVLRGITRLVNTR; from the coding sequence ATGTTGCGGATCGACACCCACCACCATGTCATCCCATCCTTCTACCGGGACGCATTGCTGAAGGCCGGGATCGATGAGGCGCGCAATCGCGGCGTGCCGGAGTGGAGCCCGGATGGGTCGTTGCAGACCATGGGCGAACTGAACGTCGCTACCGCGATACTCTCGGTGTCCACGCCGGGCACCGCGTTTGTGCCGAGCGCCGCCGATGCCACCTCGCTTGCGCGGGACATCAACGACTATCTCGCCGAACTCGTTGCGGCTCAACCCGATCGGTTCGGATTCTTTGCCACCATCCCCATGCCCCATCTGCGCGAGTCCGTCGGCGAGGTCGCCAGGTCACTCGACGAACTACACGCGGACGGGATTGTGGTGCTGGCCAACAGCGCGGGGACCTACCTTGGCCAGGACGGGCAGGACGACCTGTTCGCCGCGCTGGACGCACGTTCGGCGGTGGTGTTCATCCATCCCGCCGACCTGCCGGGCCCCGCGGTAGACGGCGTGGCACCGTTCGCCGCCGACTTCCTGCTCGATACCACCCGCGCGGCGTATCTTCTCGTCCGAAACGGCCTCTGTCACAAGTATCCGAACATCAAGTTCATCCTCAGCCACGCGGGCGGATTCGTGCCCTACGCCTCGCACCGGATGGCGGTCGCCATCATGGGCGACACCGGGCGCAGCCTGGCGGACAGCCTGGATGACTTCGCGGGCTTCTACTTCGACACCGCCTTGTCCTCCAGCGCCGCGGCGCTGCCGAGCCTGCTTGCCTTCGCCAAGCCCGGACACGTCACCTTCGGCTCCGACTGGCCCTTCGCACCCCTCGCGGCCGGCAAGTTGTTCGCCGCCGGCCTGGAAACCTACCCCGGACTCGGCCCCGACGCTCGTGCGGCGATCGAGCGCACCAATGCGCTCGCACTGTTCCCGCGCCTCGGAGCGGCGTCGCCGCCGGAGGCCGGCTCGGCGCTCGATCGGGTCCGTCACGCGGCCAGCAGGGCCGTGCTGCGCGGCATCACGCGACTGGTCAACACGCGGTGA
- a CDS encoding haloalkane dehalogenase yields the protein MDVLRTPDSRFENLEGYPFVANYLDVAAGDTPPLRMHFLDEGPADGPPIVLLHGEPTWSYLYRTMIPPLADAGNRVLAPDLIGFGRSDKPSRIEDYTYLRHVEWVTSWFERLNLKDVTLFAQDWGSLIGLRIAAERGDRIARLVVANGFLPTAERPTSPAFFVWRAFARYSPVLPAGRIVSAGTVRRVSPKVRAGYDAPFPDKTYQAGARAFPNLVPTAPNDPAIPANRAAWDGLGRWEKPFLAIFGARDPILGRADRPLIKHIPGAAGQPHARINASHFIQEDAGPELADRLLSWQQALR from the coding sequence ATGGATGTGCTGCGAACCCCAGACTCCCGATTCGAAAATCTGGAGGGCTATCCGTTCGTAGCGAACTACCTCGACGTGGCCGCGGGCGACACCCCGCCGCTGCGCATGCACTTCCTCGACGAGGGTCCGGCCGATGGCCCGCCGATCGTGCTGCTGCACGGCGAGCCCACATGGAGCTACCTGTACCGCACGATGATTCCGCCGCTGGCGGACGCGGGCAACCGGGTGCTTGCGCCCGACCTGATCGGGTTCGGCCGCTCCGACAAGCCCAGCCGGATCGAGGATTACACCTACCTCCGGCACGTCGAGTGGGTGACGTCGTGGTTTGAGCGCCTCAACCTGAAGGACGTCACGCTGTTCGCGCAGGACTGGGGATCGCTCATCGGTCTGCGCATCGCCGCCGAGCGGGGTGACCGGATCGCGCGACTGGTGGTGGCGAACGGTTTCCTTCCCACAGCGGAGCGACCTACGTCCCCTGCCTTCTTCGTGTGGCGGGCCTTTGCGCGCTATTCCCCCGTCTTGCCGGCCGGCCGCATAGTCTCCGCCGGCACCGTCCGCAGAGTTTCCCCTAAGGTGCGGGCCGGTTACGACGCGCCCTTCCCGGACAAGACGTATCAGGCCGGGGCCCGCGCGTTCCCCAATTTGGTGCCAACAGCACCGAATGATCCGGCGATTCCGGCCAATCGGGCGGCCTGGGACGGGCTGGGCCGCTGGGAAAAGCCCTTCCTGGCGATCTTCGGAGCACGCGATCCCATTCTCGGGCGAGCGGACCGTCCTCTGATCAAGCACATCCCCGGCGCGGCCGGCCAGCCGCACGCGCGCATCAACGCCAGCCACTTCATCCAAGAAGACGCCGGACCCGAGCTGGCCGATCGTTTGTTGTCCTGGCAGCAGGCCCTACGCTAA